The Kosmotoga olearia TBF 19.5.1 sequence CAGGCAATCAGTTGATATATATGCTGGAACTTCCGAAAAATCCCTTTGGCGACGTTTCTGTTTTCAAAGAACTCAGATCCCTTCAGTCTGTTCTTGAGAAAGAAGAAGATATAGCCAGCGTTTCGGGACCAGCACCCCAAAAAATCTTTTCTGGGTTAAGGCTTATTGATATAGGTGAAATAGATGAAAGCGATTTGCCGCTTCTGGAGGATTTTCTCAAGGATATGGGAGAATTGAATCCCATTGTTGAGAGAAGCGGGAAACACTATGCGGTGTTCAATATCTTTCTCAAGCCGGAAGTGGATGATTCAAAGGCTATAAAAGATGTAGATGAACTTTTTGCCAGCCATTCTTTCAACTTCAACGCTTCTGGGGAGTTTTATCTTCAAAAGAAGCTCTCAGACTATATACTATCGATAATAGTTTTTTTGCCTCCTCTGGCAATTTCGCTTATTTTTTTGGTCTTTAGATTCCAGATGGGATCGATTAAAGCAACCTTTCTTTCAATATTGCCTGCCGGTCTTGGAGCCCTTTGGACCATGGGAGTGATGGGGTGGTCTGGCCGACAGATTTCAGTTGTGACCATACTTGCACCAATATTCACCATAGTCATGGGAAGTGCCGACGGGTTGCACTTCATGTCCCATTTTTTGAACAGGATCGAAGACGGCAAATCCGGAAAGCCTGCCGTGCAGAAGGCTCTTGATGCCGTGGGAGTTCCCATGATAATGACTACCGTAACAACGATTGGGGGATTCATGTCCCTGATGGCAACGGGTAATAGTGCTATGGGCGAGCTTGCTATCTTTGCTTCGCTTGGGATTGCCTTTGCAGGTATTGCCACGTGGCTGTTTTTGCCCCTCGTAACTTTAAACATTACTCGCTTTAAAGTAAAGCACGGAAAACATAGAAGCATAAATAACTGGTTAAAAAAAACTTTGGGGAAAGCCTATTGTTGTAATAGCCATCGTGGTGGTGCTTCTATCAATTCCAGGAATAAACCTGCTGAAGGTCGAATTCAATCAGCTGGATATTTTTAAGAAGAGAACGGAGGTTTATAAAAGTTTCATGGCAATCCAGAGGGTTTATGATGGAGTAATCCCGGTGTTTGTTACCATAAAAACGAACAAGGATCAGTTAGACCCTCAAACTGCCGAGAAAATCGCCGAAAAAGAAAGAGAGCTTTTGGATTCTGGCCTGGTTACAAAAGTCGTGTCGATTTACGATGTTATGAGTAATCTGAACAGGCATATTTACAACCTTAAAGAACCTTCCTATCCAAAAAATATAGGCATTGCCAATCTTCTCTATGTAGCGATCACTTCGCAGAAAGGGAATCCTATAAAGAATTTTCTGATCCGGAAAGAAAACCTATCCCGTATGATGGCTTTCCCGGCTGATCTGTCTGATAAAACCATTGAGGGCATTGAAGAGATAGTCAGTTCATGGAACAGTTTTGATGCGACATATACAGCTATTGGCATGCCCTTTATCATGAAAGAGATGAATGATAGCGTTGTTCCCAGTCAGGTTACATCGTTGCTGGTGGCACTCGTTTTTGTCTTTGTTATGCTGTTTATAACCTATAGAAGTATCCTTCATTCGATTTATGGAATTCTGCCCATCGGGTTAACTCTTATAACGCTGTTTACGGCTATGGGAGTTTTCCAGATACCGTTGAATATAATAACGTTGACCATGGCCAGCATCACAATTGGCGTTGGAATAGATTACGCCATACATTTCACATCGCTGTTTTTGAAACACAGAAAAGATAATGATCCTGAGGAAGCCGTTGAGAAAGCATTTAAAGATACTTCACGTCCCATAATGGCAAATGCTCTTGGATTGGCCATAGGTTTAACGGCACTCCAGTTTTCGCCTTTGAGAACCCATAGTTATCTTTCGATCCTCATGTGGGTATCCATGGTTTCAGCATCGATATTCACACTTTCTCTGCTACCGACAATTTACAGGCGTAAATCGACAAAAAGGCGTTGATTAAACGAACTTAGAATGGCCTTGACATTTTATTTCAATAACGATAGAATAAATTGACCCTTGCTCAGTACGTGGGGTGTGCCCGTACTTAGCATGAGGATAAATGTAAGGAGGAATAAAGATGGGTGTTAACAAGGAAGAAATCGTCAGGGAATTTCAGATTCACGACAAGGACACAGGTTCTATCGAGGTACAGGTAGCCATTTTAACCGCAAGAATCAAACATGTGGCTGAGCATCTTAAGAGCCATCCGAAAGATTTCCATTCTAGAAGGGGCCTTTTGAAGATGGTTGGAAGAAGAAGAAAGATGCTTCGCTATCTCAAGCAGAACAAGCCAGAGGTTTACAAGGAAGTTATCGCGAAGCTCGGTCTAAGAGGCTAAAAGTATAATACTCAAGGGGGAGCGGACAGCCGCTCCCTCTTTTACTTGTTTTATGAATAACTGATATAATAAAGATGGATAAAAGGAAAAAAGAGGTGTTAAAATGAACGATTATCGTGTTTGGGAAAGGGAATTTTTTGGAAGGAAAATCATTGTGGAACACGGAAAAATGGCGAAGCAGTCTCATGGTGCCTGTTTTGTTCGATTTGCAGATTCTGCCATTCTTGCAACGGTAAATGCCAGTGAGGAGCCTCTTCCTCAAGCTGGTTTTGTACCGCTTACGGTCGAGTTTCAGGAGAAATTCTACGCTGCCGGTAAGATTCCCGGTGGTTTTGTTAAGAGAGAGGGGAAACCAAGTGAAAACGCCATACTATCAGCGAGGCTGATAGATAGGCCTATCAGGCCGCTGTTTCCGAAGGGTATGTCCAATGAGGTTCAGGTTATCGTGACGGTTCTTTCCGCAGATCCCGATAATCCGCCTGACACAATTGGAATATTTGCAAGTTCGTTAGCCTTGAACATATCGCCTATTCCATTTGACGGTATGGTTGCCGGTGTCAGGGTTGGCTATGTTGACGGCGAGTATATATTCTTCCCGACCAGTGAAGAACTCGAGAAGAGCGAACTTGATATAGTGGTTGCCGGTACAAAAGAAGCCGTTACTATGGTTGAAGGCGAAGCGAAAGAGGTTTCCGAAGAAGTCATGTTGAAAGCGCTCATGAAAGCTCATGAGGCAATCAAGCAACTTGTTGAATTTCAGGAAGAAATTGTTTCGGAGTTCGAGGTTCAAAAATGGGAACTGGAAGTACCCGAACCACCCGAAGGTTTCATAGAAGCTTTCGAATCCCTCTTGGATGATCAGGAAATCATTGAAAGAATGCTCACACCAGGAAAGAAAAATAAAGGTAGAGCCCTTAAAGAATATAGAAATGCGATCATTGAAGAGATGAAAGAGAAATTTACAGATAAGTGGTCTGAAGATGAGTTTGTCGAAAACGAGCATTTCCTCAAAGAACATTATGAAGAAAAAGTAAAACATCTCATGCGTCGTTCAATTGTTGAGCGCAATTTAAGGATGGACGGTAGAAAGACTACCGAGATTCGCCCGATAACATGCGAACTGGACATTCTTCCAAGGACGCACGGTTCTGCTCTGTTTACCAGAGGGGAAACTCAGAGTCTTGCAACTGTCACACTTGGGGCACCGATAGACGAGCAGATAATCGATACCCTGTTGGAGGAAGGCTCAAAAACTTTCATGCTTCATTACAACTTCCCACCTTTCAGCACCGGTGAAGTCAAAAGAATGAGGGGACCTGGAAGAAGGGAGATAGGGCATGGCCATCTTGCGGAAAGGGCCCTTAAAAATATGATTCCGCCTGAAGAAGAATTTCCTTACACGATCAGGGTAGTTTCTGAAATTCTGGAATCCAATGGTTCCTCGTCTATGGCGACGGTCTGCTCCGGTTCTCTTGCCCTTATGGCTGCTGGTGTTCCTATAAAAAGGCATGTTGCCGGTGTGGCAATGGGTTTGATTCAGGAGCCGGATGAAACCGTGATTCTTACGGATATTCTTGGTAACGAGGACCATTATGGAGATATGGATTTCAAAGTCGCGGGAACTCGCGACGGTATAACGGCCTTCCAGATGGACGTTAAAGTTGCCGGCGTTTCAGAAGAGATAATGCTTAAGGCTCTTTATCAGGCAAAAGAAGCTAGGATGAAAATACTCGATCTCATGTACGAAACCATTTCGGAGCCGAGAAAGGAGATCTCTCCATACGCACCGGTAATTAAAGTAATGGCTGTTCCGTACGAAAAAATCGGCGAGATTATCGGACCTGGTGGAAAGGTTGTTAAAAAGTTGAGCACCGATTACGATGCAAGAATATTCATAGATGATGTGAAATGCCAGGTCAAAATAATAGGTAACGATCCGGAGAAGGTTGAAAAACTCATGGGAGTTATCAACGCTGTCATTTCCGATGTCAAAGAGGGGCAGGTTTTCGATGGCGTGATTTCCAGAATAGAACCTTACGGTATTTTCGTAGAAATCGCTCCCGGTAAGACAGGTCTTCTCCATTCCTCTAAATTCGGTGGAGATATGAAGGAATTTATCAAAACGAATAATGTTGGTGCACACCTCAAGGTTGAGGTAACTGCCATCGATAATCTCGGAAGAATTCAATTGAAGA is a genomic window containing:
- a CDS encoding polyribonucleotide nucleotidyltransferase, which gives rise to MNDYRVWEREFFGRKIIVEHGKMAKQSHGACFVRFADSAILATVNASEEPLPQAGFVPLTVEFQEKFYAAGKIPGGFVKREGKPSENAILSARLIDRPIRPLFPKGMSNEVQVIVTVLSADPDNPPDTIGIFASSLALNISPIPFDGMVAGVRVGYVDGEYIFFPTSEELEKSELDIVVAGTKEAVTMVEGEAKEVSEEVMLKALMKAHEAIKQLVEFQEEIVSEFEVQKWELEVPEPPEGFIEAFESLLDDQEIIERMLTPGKKNKGRALKEYRNAIIEEMKEKFTDKWSEDEFVENEHFLKEHYEEKVKHLMRRSIVERNLRMDGRKTTEIRPITCELDILPRTHGSALFTRGETQSLATVTLGAPIDEQIIDTLLEEGSKTFMLHYNFPPFSTGEVKRMRGPGRREIGHGHLAERALKNMIPPEEEFPYTIRVVSEILESNGSSSMATVCSGSLALMAAGVPIKRHVAGVAMGLIQEPDETVILTDILGNEDHYGDMDFKVAGTRDGITAFQMDVKVAGVSEEIMLKALYQAKEARMKILDLMYETISEPRKEISPYAPVIKVMAVPYEKIGEIIGPGGKVVKKLSTDYDARIFIDDVKCQVKIIGNDPEKVEKLMGVINAVISDVKEGQVFDGVISRIEPYGIFVEIAPGKTGLLHSSKFGGDMKEFIKTNNVGAHLKVEVTAIDNLGRIQLKRYGVELTDEQKKSRGRSSGRPSHYGNRRPNGHKKEGGRNQ
- a CDS encoding efflux RND transporter permease subunit, which translates into the protein MAIQRVYDGVIPVFVTIKTNKDQLDPQTAEKIAEKERELLDSGLVTKVVSIYDVMSNLNRHIYNLKEPSYPKNIGIANLLYVAITSQKGNPIKNFLIRKENLSRMMAFPADLSDKTIEGIEEIVSSWNSFDATYTAIGMPFIMKEMNDSVVPSQVTSLLVALVFVFVMLFITYRSILHSIYGILPIGLTLITLFTAMGVFQIPLNIITLTMASITIGVGIDYAIHFTSLFLKHRKDNDPEEAVEKAFKDTSRPIMANALGLAIGLTALQFSPLRTHSYLSILMWVSMVSASIFTLSLLPTIYRRKSTKRR
- the rpsO gene encoding 30S ribosomal protein S15 encodes the protein MGVNKEEIVREFQIHDKDTGSIEVQVAILTARIKHVAEHLKSHPKDFHSRRGLLKMVGRRRKMLRYLKQNKPEVYKEVIAKLGLRG
- a CDS encoding MMPL family transporter, with the translated sequence MFEAYVKILEKKKKVFIPLLVAVNILAIIGVFHVRINPDFKELLASDSEAKRNYEAMVEKFETGNQLIYMLELPKNPFGDVSVFKELRSLQSVLEKEEDIASVSGPAPQKIFSGLRLIDIGEIDESDLPLLEDFLKDMGELNPIVERSGKHYAVFNIFLKPEVDDSKAIKDVDELFASHSFNFNASGEFYLQKKLSDYILSIIVFLPPLAISLIFLVFRFQMGSIKATFLSILPAGLGALWTMGVMGWSGRQISVVTILAPIFTIVMGSADGLHFMSHFLNRIEDGKSGKPAVQKALDAVGVPMIMTTVTTIGGFMSLMATGNSAMGELAIFASLGIAFAGIATWLFLPLVTLNITRFKVKHGKHRSINNWLKKTLGKAYCCNSHRGGASINSRNKPAEGRIQSAGYF